The Microbacterium maritypicum genome contains a region encoding:
- a CDS encoding copper chaperone PCu(A)C — protein MNTTKNLPRLAAVIAVSLLALTGCTPESSTSESASRPAGETVTIEDAWVKSADEGMSAAFGTLLNSGDDDVTVVSVTSEASDMIELHETVENEAGEMVMREKDGGFVIPAGGKLALEPGANHIMLMGLSGPLTAGSDVAFTLTFSDDSTYEFTAPVKDYSGANENYEGGEEHEGMDH, from the coding sequence GTGAACACCACCAAGAACCTCCCCCGCCTCGCCGCTGTGATCGCGGTCTCCCTGCTCGCGCTCACCGGCTGCACGCCGGAGAGCAGCACCTCCGAGTCCGCCTCCCGCCCGGCAGGCGAGACCGTCACCATCGAGGATGCCTGGGTGAAGTCGGCGGACGAAGGCATGTCCGCCGCCTTCGGCACCCTCCTCAACAGCGGTGACGACGATGTGACGGTCGTCTCCGTCACGTCCGAGGCGTCCGACATGATCGAGCTGCACGAGACGGTCGAGAACGAGGCCGGCGAGATGGTGATGCGCGAGAAGGACGGCGGATTCGTCATCCCCGCCGGAGGGAAGCTCGCCCTGGAGCCGGGAGCTAACCACATCATGCTGATGGGCCTCTCCGGTCCTCTCACCGCGGGCAGTGACGTCGCCTTCACTCTCACGTTCTCCGACGACTCCACGTATGAGTTCACCGCTCCGGTCAAGGACTACTCCGGCGCGAACGAGAACTACGAGGGCGGCGAAGAGCACGAGGGTATGGATCACTGA
- a CDS encoding GIY-YIG nuclease family protein has product MSTNQLLPGPCALCGGTRGVRTEGSWCCASCGWRVGDAPDPDLPVPRVDVVYYIRFDRRVKIGTSRRPRQRLASIRHDELLAFERGGRAVEQQRHREFAAIREGGEWFTWTDELRAHVAALQEEGEPWPLYGRWLSGALRGIDAAAPEL; this is encoded by the coding sequence GTGTCGACGAATCAGCTTCTCCCCGGCCCCTGCGCGCTCTGCGGAGGCACACGGGGAGTACGCACGGAGGGCTCGTGGTGCTGCGCCTCCTGCGGATGGCGCGTCGGCGACGCCCCCGATCCCGACCTCCCCGTCCCCCGTGTCGACGTCGTCTACTACATCCGATTCGACCGTCGCGTGAAGATCGGCACGAGCCGGCGTCCGCGACAGCGGCTGGCCAGCATCAGGCACGACGAGCTCCTGGCCTTCGAGCGCGGCGGTCGCGCCGTCGAACAGCAGCGACATCGCGAGTTCGCCGCGATCCGGGAGGGCGGTGAGTGGTTCACCTGGACAGATGAGCTGCGGGCGCACGTCGCTGCCCTCCAGGAAGAGGGCGAGCCGTGGCCGCTGTACGGACGCTGGCTGAGCGGAGCATTGCGCGGTATCGACGCCGCGGCACCCGAGCTGTGA
- a CDS encoding type II toxin-antitoxin system PemK/MazF family toxin encodes MSKTNGILATLAEILLKAVGSGRASRTTDPRRPDARLRTPQETSTPAGTETARIDPDRIRDLRVAYAPQRDGAPDAGEIVWTWVPYEENDGRGKDRPVLVIGRQSADRVYAVRMTSKPHDGERDYLSIGTGAWDSQGRESWVDIEKLYSVHERGLRREAAVLDRRRYDRVGTALTRRYGWSVAG; translated from the coding sequence GTGAGCAAGACCAACGGCATCCTGGCAACACTCGCGGAGATTCTGCTCAAGGCAGTGGGCTCCGGCCGGGCGTCTCGGACAACAGATCCGAGACGCCCGGACGCGCGTCTGCGGACCCCGCAGGAGACCTCCACCCCCGCCGGCACCGAGACCGCCCGCATCGATCCGGACCGGATCAGGGATCTGCGGGTCGCCTATGCGCCGCAGCGGGACGGTGCCCCGGATGCCGGCGAGATCGTCTGGACCTGGGTGCCCTACGAGGAGAACGACGGGCGCGGCAAAGACCGTCCCGTGCTCGTGATCGGCCGGCAGTCAGCGGATCGCGTGTACGCGGTGCGGATGACCAGCAAGCCGCACGACGGGGAGCGGGACTACCTCTCGATCGGGACCGGGGCCTGGGACTCTCAGGGACGCGAGTCCTGGGTCGACATCGAGAAGCTGTACAGCGTCCACGAACGCGGACTGCGACGGGAAGCGGCGGTCCTCGATCGCCGCCGCTACGACCGCGTCGGAACGGCTCTCACGCGGCGCTACGGCTGGTCCGTCGCGGGCTGA
- a CDS encoding alpha/beta fold hydrolase: protein MKKPVKRVLVALTSVVAVIALGLTATTVGNAVATTIEQDRIEPYGQKVTVDGLDMNVMITGEGSEDIVLLPGFGTASPVLDFEPLVAELAQDHRVIVVEPFGYGLSDGTDRARTTDNIVTETHAALQELGVDDYVLMGHSIAGIYGIQFANRYPDEVRAFVGIDSSVPGQPGSDTELPVGLFGAAKTLGLVRLIASFRGTGYDESVYSAKAREQIALLTDRNTLSPTYLNAMSLLPANFEDALGTSFPEDLPLLLFVVADNPSVPTWVRLHEEQAEAVADGTVVPLDGEHYLHHTHTPRIVDEFRSWERTRMSAPQ from the coding sequence ATGAAGAAGCCTGTCAAGAGAGTGCTCGTCGCGCTCACATCCGTCGTCGCGGTGATCGCACTCGGTCTGACGGCCACCACCGTCGGCAATGCGGTGGCCACCACGATCGAACAGGATCGCATCGAGCCCTACGGCCAGAAGGTCACCGTGGACGGGCTCGACATGAACGTCATGATCACCGGCGAGGGTTCAGAGGACATCGTGCTCCTGCCGGGGTTCGGCACCGCATCGCCCGTGCTCGACTTCGAGCCGCTCGTCGCGGAGCTGGCGCAGGATCATCGCGTCATCGTGGTGGAGCCGTTCGGCTACGGGCTGAGCGACGGCACGGACCGCGCCCGCACCACCGACAACATCGTGACGGAGACGCACGCCGCCCTGCAGGAGCTCGGCGTCGACGACTACGTCCTGATGGGACACTCCATCGCCGGCATCTACGGCATCCAGTTCGCGAACCGCTATCCCGATGAGGTCAGGGCGTTCGTGGGCATCGACAGCAGCGTGCCCGGCCAGCCCGGCTCGGACACCGAGCTGCCGGTCGGACTGTTCGGTGCCGCGAAGACCCTCGGACTGGTCCGACTCATCGCGTCCTTCCGTGGCACGGGCTACGACGAATCCGTCTACTCCGCGAAGGCACGGGAGCAGATCGCCCTGCTCACCGACCGGAACACGTTGAGCCCCACCTACCTGAATGCGATGTCTCTGCTTCCGGCGAACTTCGAGGATGCACTCGGCACGAGCTTTCCCGAGGACCTCCCCCTGCTGCTGTTCGTCGTCGCCGACAATCCGTCCGTCCCCACGTGGGTGCGGTTGCACGAGGAGCAGGCCGAGGCGGTCGCTGACGGCACGGTCGTGCCGCTCGACGGGGAGCACTACCTCCATCACACGCACACGCCGAGGATCGTCGACGAGTTCCGCTCCTGGGAGCGCACGCGGATGTCCGCCCCGCAGTGA
- a CDS encoding PQQ-dependent sugar dehydrogenase, translating to MRTTRRGLRASAALCAAGIALVACAPTPPAPPSPTLSSGSVSISPEQRETIVQGLEAPWSIAFSGSTALLSERDTARIVEVSDAGETREVGVIEGVEPRGEGGLLGIAVHEGDLYAYSTAADENRVQRFGLSGAPGSMKIGEPETILSALPAAGNHNGGRIAFGPDGMLYVTVGDAGDREGSQDLGSLAGKILRVTPDGRVPEDNPFEGSPVYSLGHRNPQGLAWDEDGTLYASEFGQDTWDELNVIEPGGNYGWPRVEGIADRADFIDPVQQWTPGIASPSGIAITAGSIFIANLRGERIRQVPLTDLRASGEFLVESLGRLRDVAVAPDGALWVLTNNTDGRGDPDEGDDRVVRIPVG from the coding sequence ATGAGGACGACGCGGCGAGGGTTGAGGGCATCGGCCGCGTTGTGCGCCGCCGGGATCGCTCTCGTCGCGTGCGCGCCGACACCACCTGCTCCGCCTTCGCCGACGCTGTCCTCGGGGTCCGTCAGCATCTCCCCGGAGCAGAGGGAGACGATCGTGCAGGGCCTGGAAGCCCCCTGGTCCATCGCGTTCTCCGGGAGCACCGCGTTGCTCAGTGAACGCGACACCGCCCGCATCGTCGAGGTCTCGGATGCGGGTGAGACGCGCGAGGTGGGCGTGATCGAGGGCGTCGAGCCGCGCGGCGAAGGCGGCCTGCTCGGTATCGCCGTACACGAGGGCGACCTGTACGCGTACTCGACGGCCGCCGACGAGAACAGGGTGCAACGATTCGGCCTGTCGGGCGCGCCGGGGTCGATGAAGATCGGTGAGCCCGAGACGATCCTCTCCGCCCTCCCCGCCGCCGGTAACCACAACGGCGGCCGCATCGCTTTCGGCCCTGACGGGATGCTCTACGTGACGGTCGGCGACGCCGGCGACCGTGAAGGCTCTCAGGATCTCGGATCTCTCGCGGGGAAGATCCTCCGCGTCACACCGGATGGGCGCGTGCCGGAGGACAACCCCTTCGAGGGCTCGCCCGTCTACAGCCTGGGCCACCGCAACCCGCAGGGGCTGGCGTGGGACGAAGACGGAACGCTCTACGCGAGCGAGTTCGGTCAGGACACCTGGGATGAACTCAACGTGATCGAACCGGGCGGCAACTACGGATGGCCGAGGGTCGAGGGCATCGCTGACCGTGCGGATTTCATCGATCCGGTGCAGCAGTGGACTCCCGGCATCGCGAGTCCGAGTGGCATCGCGATCACCGCGGGGTCGATCTTCATCGCGAACCTCCGCGGAGAGCGGATCCGACAGGTGCCGCTCACCGACCTCCGTGCCTCCGGCGAGTTCCTCGTCGAGTCGCTCGGGAGGCTTCGGGACGTCGCGGTCGCACCGGACGGGGCGCTGTGGGTGCTGACGAACAACACCGACGGTCGGGGAGACCCGGACGAAGGCGACGACCGCGTCGTGCGTATCCCTGTCGGGTAG
- a CDS encoding copper resistance CopC family protein produces the protein MSPVRRIAAGLALATVATLAIATPASAHDQLMSSTPAADEQLAAAPESITMTFSGELLVLDESLTGAVVLVVDASGKDWVSGDATVAGRTVTAALEPGMPTAGYQVRWQVVSEDGHPIAGVIPFTIGDAEPLQSPTSGGSTATPPASAEQPDQTAADSGSALRVLLIGAGGAAVAVLALVLIRFLRRPRTAAAPPHDGGSAADDL, from the coding sequence ATGTCCCCTGTCCGCAGGATTGCGGCCGGGTTGGCGTTGGCGACGGTCGCGACCCTCGCGATCGCCACGCCCGCGTCCGCCCACGACCAACTGATGTCCAGCACGCCGGCCGCCGATGAGCAGTTGGCTGCAGCGCCGGAGAGCATCACGATGACGTTCTCCGGCGAGCTCCTGGTGCTCGATGAGTCGCTGACCGGGGCCGTCGTCCTGGTCGTGGACGCGTCGGGGAAGGACTGGGTCTCCGGCGATGCGACAGTCGCCGGGCGCACGGTCACCGCCGCGCTCGAACCGGGAATGCCGACCGCCGGCTACCAGGTGCGCTGGCAGGTCGTGTCGGAAGACGGTCATCCGATCGCCGGGGTCATCCCCTTCACGATCGGCGACGCCGAACCGCTGCAGAGCCCCACCTCCGGCGGCTCGACAGCGACACCTCCGGCCTCCGCAGAACAGCCGGATCAGACCGCAGCAGATTCGGGCAGCGCCCTCAGGGTGCTGCTCATCGGCGCGGGCGGAGCGGCCGTGGCCGTCCTCGCCCTCGTCCTCATTCGATTCCTTCGTCGTCCTCGGACGGCAGCCGCTCCGCCGCACGACGGCGGATCCGCGGCAGATGACCTGTGA
- a CDS encoding dihydrofolate reductase family protein: MGSLRYSINVTLDGCCDHEAGAAPDEESMQYWTAEMERADALLFGRVTYEMMESAWRKPATGVWPDGMSAWDIPFAEAIHGAKKYVVSSTLSEVDWNAELVRGDLERAVRRLILESRGTVWVGGVTLPVALADLGLIDEYEFVVQPVLAGHGPALLSGLRERIPLELIGRQEFRSGSFALRYRPVREQVR, encoded by the coding sequence ATGGGATCGCTTCGATACTCGATCAACGTCACGCTCGACGGCTGCTGCGATCACGAGGCCGGCGCCGCGCCGGATGAGGAGTCGATGCAGTACTGGACCGCGGAGATGGAGCGCGCCGACGCCCTGCTCTTCGGCCGGGTGACCTACGAGATGATGGAATCCGCGTGGCGCAAGCCCGCGACGGGTGTGTGGCCGGACGGGATGAGCGCGTGGGATATCCCCTTCGCCGAGGCCATCCACGGGGCGAAGAAGTACGTCGTGTCGAGCACGCTGAGCGAGGTCGACTGGAACGCGGAGCTTGTTCGCGGCGACCTCGAGCGTGCGGTTCGACGTCTCATCCTCGAGTCCCGCGGAACGGTGTGGGTGGGCGGCGTCACGCTTCCCGTGGCGTTGGCCGATCTGGGATTGATCGACGAGTACGAGTTCGTCGTTCAGCCGGTGCTCGCCGGACACGGGCCCGCGCTCCTCTCCGGTCTGCGCGAGCGCATCCCTCTCGAGCTCATCGGCCGCCAGGAGTTCCGTTCCGGCTCGTTCGCCCTGCGATATCGACCCGTGCGGGAGCAGGTGCGGTGA
- a CDS encoding cryptochrome/photolyase family protein, which translates to MTSPSIVWFRDDLRLADNPALRAAIDRGEPVIALYVFDEESPGVRAIGGAARWWLHHSLASLDERLRDRGGALVLRRGPAERIVRETVTEVGAGAVFWNRRYGGPGREVDSALKSSLRADGLEVASFAGSLLHEPWTVRTGSGTHYSVFTPFWRACLALPAPRSPLPEPRSVPGPTHMPPSDTLDDWNLLPATPDWAEGLRETWEPGEPAARQRLKDFLEHDLPSYDRARDEPSAGATSLLSPHLRWGEISPFTVWHEAVGVDGAGGFLSEVGWREFAWHTLYHSPDLASENLRPEFDAFPWPPLNPAHLDAWQHGETGVPLVDAGMRELWHTGYMHNRVRMVVASFLVKNLLIDWRLGEEWFWDTLVDADEANNPFNWQWVAGSGADAAPYFRVFNPELQAKKFDPQSLYISRWAADAPTEPIVDLAETRKIALAAYEQVKRAPRTGRD; encoded by the coding sequence ATGACGTCTCCCTCGATCGTGTGGTTCCGCGATGACCTCCGACTCGCAGACAACCCCGCGCTGCGGGCAGCGATCGACCGAGGAGAACCGGTCATCGCCCTGTACGTGTTCGACGAGGAGTCGCCGGGCGTCCGTGCCATCGGTGGCGCAGCGCGCTGGTGGCTGCACCACTCGCTGGCCTCTCTCGACGAGCGTCTCCGCGACCGTGGTGGCGCCCTCGTGCTGCGTCGCGGCCCTGCCGAGCGCATCGTCCGCGAAACGGTGACCGAAGTCGGAGCGGGCGCCGTGTTCTGGAACCGCCGGTACGGGGGTCCCGGCCGCGAAGTCGACTCGGCGCTGAAAAGCTCGCTCCGGGCCGATGGACTCGAGGTCGCCTCCTTCGCCGGCTCGCTCCTCCACGAGCCCTGGACGGTCAGAACCGGAAGCGGCACGCACTATTCGGTGTTCACGCCCTTCTGGCGGGCCTGCCTCGCGCTGCCGGCGCCGCGTTCCCCTCTGCCGGAGCCTCGGTCGGTCCCCGGCCCGACACACATGCCGCCATCGGACACGCTCGACGACTGGAATCTCCTGCCCGCGACCCCGGACTGGGCCGAGGGGCTGCGCGAGACGTGGGAGCCGGGAGAACCCGCCGCGCGACAGCGGCTGAAGGACTTCCTCGAGCATGACCTCCCCTCATACGACCGCGCGCGGGACGAACCGTCAGCCGGGGCCACCTCGTTGCTCTCCCCCCACCTCCGATGGGGAGAGATCAGCCCGTTCACGGTCTGGCACGAGGCGGTCGGCGTCGACGGCGCCGGTGGATTCCTCTCCGAGGTGGGCTGGCGCGAGTTCGCCTGGCACACGCTGTACCACTCCCCCGACCTCGCCAGCGAGAATCTGCGGCCGGAGTTCGACGCCTTCCCCTGGCCGCCGTTGAACCCCGCCCACCTCGACGCGTGGCAGCACGGGGAGACGGGCGTTCCCCTCGTGGATGCCGGCATGCGTGAGCTCTGGCACACCGGCTACATGCACAACCGGGTCCGGATGGTCGTGGCATCCTTCCTCGTGAAGAACCTGCTCATCGACTGGCGCCTGGGAGAAGAGTGGTTCTGGGACACGCTCGTCGACGCCGACGAAGCCAACAACCCCTTCAACTGGCAGTGGGTCGCCGGCTCCGGAGCCGATGCGGCGCCCTACTTCCGCGTGTTCAACCCCGAACTCCAGGCGAAGAAGTTCGACCCGCAGAGCCTCTACATCTCGCGCTGGGCCGCCGACGCCCCCACCGAGCCGATCGTGGACCTGGCCGAGACGCGGAAGATCGCGCTCGCCGCCTACGAGCAGGTCAAGCGCGCACCGCGCACAGGACGCGACTGA
- a CDS encoding DoxX family protein, producing MDRAVARWILALALGAIGVGHFLSTRGFRVVVPDWATRLTRLDKDTIVIASGAAEVALAAGLLALPKERRRIGWATAAFFVAVMPGNIHQWQTRRSTPGLDTDARRFGRLFLQPLLVLWALWSTSGEAPRRRNRRRG from the coding sequence ATGGACAGAGCAGTCGCACGATGGATACTGGCGCTCGCGCTCGGCGCGATCGGGGTCGGCCACTTCCTGAGCACCCGGGGATTCCGTGTGGTGGTGCCGGACTGGGCCACGCGCCTCACCAGGCTCGACAAGGACACGATCGTGATCGCATCCGGTGCCGCCGAAGTCGCGCTCGCCGCCGGACTGCTCGCGCTGCCGAAGGAGCGCCGCCGCATCGGCTGGGCGACCGCGGCGTTCTTCGTCGCCGTGATGCCGGGGAACATCCACCAGTGGCAGACCCGGCGCTCGACGCCGGGACTCGACACGGATGCCCGGCGTTTCGGCAGGCTGTTCCTGCAGCCGCTCCTCGTACTGTGGGCGCTGTGGTCGACGAGCGGCGAGGCCCCTCGTCGTCGCAACCGCCGTCGCGGCTGA
- a CDS encoding Dyp-type peroxidase, with translation MSAPLEGARSRRAGSTRRQFLLGGAVAGVGAVAAVGVDLALNRQESAAKPVSAPMNGELTVPFFGVHQAGVDTAAQAHGIFLGLDLREDVDREGLTRLMRILTDDAARLTQGLPALADSEPELALSPARLTITFGFGPGLVARAAGAGPSWLAPLPAFRVDQLRPEFSDGDLLVQIAGDDPLTVAHATRMLLKDARGFASIRWTQQGFRRAHGTERPGTTMRNLFGQVDGTTNPEPGTEQFDEVVWSADGWLAGGTGMVIRRIRMDLDKWDRLDRSGRDASVGRTLANGAPLTGTEEFDEPDFEATTAIGFPVIAPFAHIRRARGEGKEHIFRRAYNYDERPVGTEVSESGLIFVSFQADVERQFVPMQRRLDELDLLNEWTVPIGSAVFAIPPGCAEGGFIGETLLA, from the coding sequence ATGTCGGCGCCCCTTGAGGGCGCCCGCTCCCGCCGCGCCGGGTCGACCCGGCGGCAGTTCCTCCTCGGAGGCGCTGTCGCCGGAGTCGGCGCGGTCGCGGCCGTGGGAGTGGACCTCGCCCTGAACCGCCAGGAGAGCGCAGCGAAACCGGTCTCCGCCCCGATGAACGGTGAGCTCACAGTGCCGTTCTTCGGAGTCCACCAGGCCGGTGTCGATACCGCAGCGCAGGCACACGGCATCTTCCTCGGCCTCGATCTCCGCGAGGATGTCGACCGAGAAGGTCTCACCCGCCTGATGCGCATCCTGACGGATGACGCGGCTCGTCTGACGCAGGGGCTGCCTGCCCTCGCCGACTCCGAGCCGGAGCTCGCGCTCTCCCCGGCGCGGCTCACGATCACCTTCGGGTTCGGTCCAGGGCTCGTCGCACGAGCCGCCGGAGCGGGGCCCTCCTGGCTCGCTCCCCTTCCGGCTTTCAGGGTGGATCAGCTACGGCCCGAGTTCTCGGACGGCGACCTTCTCGTGCAGATCGCCGGAGACGATCCGCTGACCGTCGCCCACGCGACGCGGATGCTCCTCAAGGACGCCCGCGGCTTCGCGAGTATCCGGTGGACACAGCAGGGCTTCCGCCGGGCCCATGGCACGGAACGCCCCGGCACGACGATGCGCAACCTCTTCGGGCAGGTGGACGGCACGACCAACCCGGAACCGGGCACGGAGCAGTTCGACGAGGTCGTGTGGAGCGCAGACGGGTGGCTCGCCGGAGGCACCGGGATGGTGATCCGCCGCATCCGCATGGATCTCGACAAGTGGGACCGACTGGACCGCAGCGGACGCGACGCATCCGTGGGGAGGACGCTCGCCAACGGCGCCCCGCTGACCGGGACCGAGGAGTTCGACGAACCCGACTTCGAGGCGACGACGGCGATCGGCTTCCCCGTGATCGCGCCGTTCGCACATATCCGACGCGCCCGCGGCGAGGGGAAGGAACACATCTTCCGCCGCGCGTACAACTACGACGAGCGACCGGTCGGCACCGAGGTGTCCGAATCCGGCCTGATCTTCGTCTCGTTCCAAGCCGATGTCGAGCGGCAGTTCGTCCCGATGCAGCGCAGACTCGATGAACTCGACCTGCTCAACGAGTGGACGGTTCCGATCGGGTCGGCCGTCTTCGCGATCCCACCCGGGTGCGCTGAGGGCGGATTCATCGGCGAGACCCTCCTCGCCTGA
- a CDS encoding sensor histidine kinase — MSAPRPPRIPAPVGDVIAVVVVVLFAVSPFPDDAFRASGWMLVTALVPAAAMPFRRRLPLVVLTLSLLCATVLALTGVMSPSALIATAISAYAVVDRRGRLVGIIAVSAATVLVFFVSAIPLGGDLLDARALQFVFIIALAGALGDAARSRREFVRAMTERAERAEQGRDTEARRRVAEERVRIARDLHDVVAHQISVISLNAGVASSALEVRPERAREALTTIRRSSRTVLADIGGLMALLRSDDPDDVRDLRPQVGLAGLNGLVRQFREAGLDVDLDDDLDRPALSPASDHVAYLVVLEGLTNAHKHGADGSARVRLRVEDDALRLVVVNQTAAQPGSVSDAGGHGLRGLRERVVAVRGDVQDGTADGAFRLDVRIPLDGGAR; from the coding sequence ATGTCGGCACCCCGTCCTCCGCGAATCCCGGCGCCGGTCGGCGACGTGATCGCCGTGGTCGTGGTGGTCCTGTTCGCCGTGTCACCCTTCCCGGACGACGCTTTCCGTGCGAGCGGCTGGATGCTCGTCACAGCCCTCGTCCCCGCGGCCGCGATGCCCTTCCGTCGACGGCTTCCACTTGTCGTGCTCACCCTCAGCCTGCTGTGCGCGACGGTCCTGGCGCTCACGGGCGTCATGTCGCCGAGCGCGCTCATCGCCACGGCGATCAGCGCCTACGCCGTCGTGGACCGCCGTGGACGACTCGTCGGGATCATCGCGGTGAGCGCGGCGACGGTGCTCGTCTTCTTCGTCAGCGCGATCCCGCTCGGCGGAGACCTCCTCGATGCCCGCGCGCTGCAGTTCGTCTTCATCATCGCCCTCGCCGGGGCCCTGGGAGACGCGGCCAGGTCGCGACGCGAGTTCGTGCGCGCCATGACGGAACGAGCGGAACGCGCCGAGCAGGGGCGAGATACGGAAGCACGGCGTCGGGTCGCGGAGGAACGGGTGCGCATCGCCAGGGACCTCCACGACGTCGTCGCCCATCAGATCTCGGTCATCAGTCTCAATGCAGGCGTCGCGTCGTCCGCATTGGAGGTCCGTCCGGAGCGTGCGCGCGAGGCCCTGACGACCATCCGACGTTCCTCCCGTACCGTGCTCGCCGACATCGGCGGACTGATGGCGCTGCTGCGCTCCGACGATCCGGACGACGTGCGCGACCTGCGCCCGCAGGTCGGGCTGGCCGGTCTAAATGGGCTGGTCAGGCAGTTTCGCGAGGCGGGGCTCGACGTCGATCTGGACGACGATCTCGACCGACCCGCCCTGTCGCCGGCCAGCGATCACGTCGCCTACCTCGTGGTTCTCGAAGGTCTGACGAATGCGCACAAGCATGGAGCGGACGGCTCGGCGCGCGTTCGTCTCCGGGTGGAGGACGATGCGCTCCGCCTCGTCGTCGTCAATCAGACGGCTGCGCAACCGGGCTCCGTGTCGGATGCCGGTGGCCACGGGCTGCGCGGGCTGCGCGAGCGGGTCGTCGCCGTCCGCGGAGACGTGCAGGACGGCACCGCCGACGGCGCGTTCCGCCTGGACGTTCGGATCCCCCTCGATGGAGGCGCACGATGA
- a CDS encoding DUF1611 domain-containing protein, whose translation MPTPSVPSFIDPAHAWAAPIGLPSGTTAIVYCEGQFGEQDGKTANGLVRHSEKYEILSVIDSTHAGADAGMLLDGHVNDIPILDGLPTAIAHAGHVPDYLICGVAPADGLLSADQRTVLLDGIARGMHIINGLHEFLTDDAEFVAAALLAQVTITDIRRPRDKKDLHLFSGRIFDVTCPRITILGTDGAIGKRTTATILVRALNERGVHAVMVGTGQTTIIQGGRYGVALDALVPQFCSGEVENQVVAAFEGENPDVIIVEGQGALSHPAYITSAHILRGSQPAGVIVQHAPGRKVLGDFPMVAMPTVASEIALIEAFADTTVIGVTVNHENLSTEQLATAIDEIELRTGLPATDPLTRPLAELVDMVLQAFPMLSPRRTSRSAA comes from the coding sequence ATGCCCACCCCGTCAGTTCCGTCTTTCATCGACCCCGCGCACGCCTGGGCCGCCCCGATCGGCCTCCCCTCGGGGACGACCGCGATCGTGTACTGCGAAGGCCAGTTCGGCGAGCAGGACGGCAAGACCGCCAACGGGCTGGTCCGCCACTCCGAGAAGTACGAGATCCTCAGCGTCATCGACAGCACCCACGCGGGAGCGGATGCCGGGATGCTTCTGGACGGACACGTGAACGACATCCCGATCCTCGACGGTCTCCCCACCGCGATCGCGCACGCCGGGCACGTCCCGGACTACCTGATCTGCGGCGTCGCTCCCGCCGACGGCCTGCTCTCAGCCGATCAGCGCACCGTGCTCCTGGATGGCATCGCCCGCGGAATGCACATCATCAACGGCCTGCACGAGTTCCTCACCGACGACGCCGAGTTCGTCGCCGCGGCGCTTCTCGCCCAGGTCACGATCACCGACATCCGTCGCCCGCGCGACAAGAAGGATCTCCACCTCTTCTCCGGTCGCATCTTCGACGTGACCTGCCCGCGCATCACGATCCTGGGCACCGACGGAGCGATCGGCAAGCGCACCACGGCGACGATCCTCGTGCGGGCGCTCAATGAGCGGGGCGTGCACGCTGTGATGGTCGGCACCGGGCAGACCACGATCATCCAGGGCGGGCGCTACGGTGTCGCCCTCGACGCCCTCGTCCCGCAGTTCTGCTCCGGCGAGGTCGAGAATCAGGTCGTCGCGGCGTTCGAGGGCGAGAACCCGGATGTGATCATCGTGGAAGGACAAGGCGCACTCAGCCATCCCGCCTACATCACCTCCGCGCACATCCTCCGCGGCAGCCAGCCCGCAGGCGTGATCGTGCAGCACGCCCCCGGACGCAAGGTCCTCGGCGACTTCCCCATGGTGGCGATGCCCACGGTCGCGAGCGAGATCGCCCTGATCGAGGCGTTCGCCGACACGACGGTGATCGGCGTGACCGTCAACCACGAGAACCTCTCGACGGAACAGCTGGCCACCGCGATCGACGAGATCGAGCTCCGCACGGGACTCCCCGCGACCGACCCGCTCACACGACCGCTGGCCGAACTCGTCGATATGGTGCTGCAGGCGTTCCCGATGCTCAGCCCGCGACGGACCAGCCGTAGCGCCGCGTGA